One region of Trichoderma breve strain T069 chromosome 7 map unlocalized scaffold00007, whole genome shotgun sequence genomic DNA includes:
- a CDS encoding bromodomain associated domain-containing protein, giving the protein MARPPSMFHAFLRPSILQILRATGYHSTRPAVLDTLTDIAARYLTLLCEKTANNATNNHGDAGDYDIVDVRMALQEVGALLPERAETEQLWKGEEDMRGVEEFIEWFAGTRMKEMMEMGSGDTESDATDYLAALKKKHSKTGDDAKWQGTIFGKFNDGNEILVEGGPITSISEWISKRAPESDAPHETTEQNGDNKLEAAEMRRSPSSGLSSVGDRLDGEGIEGMDLS; this is encoded by the exons ATGGCTCGTCCGCCATCAATGTTTCACGCTTTTCTGCGGCCTTCCATCCTACAAATCCTTCGCGCAACGGGCTACCATAGCACGCGCCCTGCAGTGCTCGATACTCTGACGGACATTGCAGCGCGATACCTAACGCTTCTATGCGAGAAGACGGCGAACAATGCGACCAACAACCACGGCGATGCGGGCGATTACGATATAGTGGACGTTAGGATGGCGCTGCAGGAGGTTGGAGCTCTGCTGCCGGAGAGAGCTGAGACGGAGCAACTGTggaagggagaggaggataTGAGAGGAGTGGAGGAGTTTATCGAATGGTTTGCCGGGACGCGcatgaaggagatgatggagatgggcagcgGAGATACTGAATCTGACGCTACAGACTACCTGGCAG CTctcaaaaagaaacacagcAAGACAGGCGACGACGCAAAATGGCAAGGCACCATCTTCGGCAAATTCAACGACGGCAACGAGATCCTCGTCGAAGGCGGGCCCATAACCAGCATCAGCGAATGGATATCCAAGAGAGCGCCAGAATCAGACGCGCCCCACGAAACGACGGAGCAGAACGGAGACAACAAGCTCGAGGCCGCGGAGATGAGAAGGTCCCCTAGTTCGGGCCTCAGCTCCGTGGGGGATAGGCTGGACGGTGAGGGTATCGAGGGCATGGATCTTAGTTAG
- a CDS encoding PWI domain-containing protein, translating to MASAGDARLMKSTKFPTEFNQKVDMQKVNLQVIKKWIANKISEILGSEDDVVIELCFNLIEGPRHPDIKSLQIQLTGFLDKDTGPFCKELWKLLLSAQSNPQGVPKELLEAKKLELMQEKMEADRAAENARKRRDDSDRRDREIAELKDRDRRDRANDRGDRSGRRGDRAPEGRGRGGHGRGGRGRDRDRGWQRRRSRSPSGDRGSRSPPRRKGPPARFRDSRKRSRSPRGDAYRPRRQSRNGRDRRDARNRRSPSSERASPPPKRRRQSTSRSLSGERRRRHSDTPSSVSRSSSVARSRSPNHRRNRSVDSAGSSSHAKRRQDRRRGARGKESERQRRNSSSPPSSPSNRGKSADILEDESRAPNS from the exons ATGGCTTCCGCAGGAGATGCTCGGCTTATGAAGTCGACCAAATTCCCTACAGAGTTCAATCAAAAGGTTGACATGCAAAAGGTCAATCTGCAGGTTATAAAAAA ATGGATTGCCAACAAGATTTCGGAAATCTTGGGTAGCGAAGACGATGTCGTAATCGAGCTATGCTTCAATCTTATCGAAGGACCCAGACAT CCCGATATCAAATCGCTTCAAATACAGCTTACCGGGTTTCTAGACAAGGATACTGGACCATTCTGCAAGGAGCTATGGAAATTGCTGTTGAGTGCTCAAAGTAACCCTCAGGGAGTCCCCAAAGAGCTATTAGAAGCAAAGAAGCTTGAGCTTATGCAGGAAAAG ATGGAAGCCGACAGAGCTGCTGAAAATGCCAGAAAACGTCGCGACGACTCGGACCGCCGTGATCGAGAAATTGCAGAATTGAAGGATCGAGACCGTCGAGACCGAGCAAATGATAGAGGTGATCGATCTGGCCGCCGTGGAGATCGGGCTCCTGAAGGCCGTGGAAGAGGCGGTCATG GTCGGGGTGGCCGAGGGCGCGATCGCGATCGTGGCTGGCAGCGGCGACGAAGTCGCTCACCATCCGG CGATCGAGGCTCTAGAAGCCCTCCGCGCCGCAAAGGACCACCCGCACGATTTAGAGACTCGAGAAAGAGATCTAGATCTCCTCGTGGCGATGCTTACCGACCAAGGCGACAGTCGCGCAATGGAAGGGATCGCCGTGATGCTAGAAATCGACGCTCACCATCTTCAGAGCGCGCCTCACCTCCACCGAAGCGAAGACGGCAGTCTACCTCCAGAAGTCTCTCTGGAGAGCGCAGAAGACGTCACTCGGATACACCATCCTCCGTTTCGCGGAGTTCCTCGGTGGCCCGTAGCCGCAGCCCCAATCACCGTCGTAATCGATCCGTCGACAGCGCTGGATCAAGTTCACACGCGAAACGCCGACAAGATCGCCGACGAGGTG CCAGGGGCAAGGAATCTGAAAGGCAGAGACGCAATAGCTCCTCTCCGCCCTCGTCTCCGTCAAACCGTGGCAAGTCGGCTGATATTTTGGAAGATGAATCGCGTGCTCCGAATTCCTAG
- a CDS encoding snoaL-like domain-containing protein: MKLTQLSLTLLSLMPTYGACGIIVGNETDLSIQVRSVVDLYPFGVDTPDYSLFDIIFTDDVFVDYSASGAQPTRGIPAFVESLSESRTAQNYTTMHHFGSQSVNISTTVNASVDTYVIATFFGHGAREGQIFTSYQMFLDDLVFDGKQWKIYQRKLQVFGQAGNPDVIFG; the protein is encoded by the exons ATGAAACTGACACAACTTAGCCTGACTTTACTTTCCCTTATGCCAACCTATGGTGCGTGTGGCATCATAGTGGGCAACGAAACAGACCTTTCCATTCAGGTTCGGTCAGTCGTGGACTTATACCCCTTCGGAGTCGATACGCCGGATTATTCTCTCTTTGATATTATCTTCACAGATGATGTTTTCGTCGACTATAGTGCTTCTGGCGCCCAGCCAACGCGCGGGATCCCAGCTTTCGTCGAAAGCCTTTCGGAGTCTCGAACAGCACAGAACTACACCACTATGCATCATTTTGGGAGTCAAAGCGTAAATATCTCCACGACAGTCAACGCTTCAGTGGACACGTACGTGATTGCTACCTTCTTCGGCCACGGCGCTCGCGAAGGTCAGATATTTACGTCATACCAAATGTTTTTGGATGACCTTGTTTTTGATGGCAAGCAATGGAAGATATACCAGCGGAAGTTGCAAGTTTTT GGTCAAGCGGGTAATCCTGATGTTATTTTTGGCTAA
- a CDS encoding histone acetyltransferase subunit nuA4 domain-containing protein, whose amino-acid sequence MAEYKKAQARVRDLVDRRRQLERRLAAMEESIIQKESAYLDSTPSGNIITGFDNYMKGTSGAAAQRRKTGPAEQNRVFSRSSISYRPNNGDSSTPGSVGSTPAPTPLSTTFRDSASGNPTPTSAGGNKASKPKKRDTEDSENDAATNKKRTNFGASRK is encoded by the exons ATGGCAGAATATAAGAAGGCGCAGGCGCGTGTGCGAGACTTGGTCGATCGGCGTAGGCAGCTGGAGCGCCGTCTG GCGGCGATGGAAGAGAGCATCATCCAGAAGGAATCGGCCTACCTTGATAGCACTCCTAGCGGTAATATCATTACCGGCTTCGACAACTATATGAAAGGCACGAGCGGTGCAGCGGCCCAGCGACGAAAGACAGGACCTGCAGAGCAGAACCGCGTCTTTTCGcgctcatccatctcatatCGACCGAATAATGGG GATTCCTCGACCCCTGGATCAGTAGGCTCAACGCCTGCGCCGACACCCCTTTCCACCACGTTCCGAGACAGCGCATCGGGCAATCCCACGCCAACATCGGCAGGCGGGAACAAGGCGAGCAAGCCTAAGAAGAGAGACACGGAAGATAGCGAGAATGATGCGGCGACGAACAAGAAGCGAACGAACTTTGGGGCATCGAGAAAATGA
- a CDS encoding g-patch domain-containing protein produces the protein MGLLAESKSRKRIQNDPNNTRWTRDTTTFGQKMLRSQGWEPGQFLGAKNAAHSEYHTAANASYIRVSLKDDMKGLGYSKSKEDEVTGLDVFSDLLSRLNGKSEAEVEEKVQARLQVKMHQYVEQKWGPMRFVRGGLLVGDNMQEEDDSSDESESSTAADDKIPAATKESKKEKSKKRKAASLNDDDELSADDEDDEKKKKKQRKEERRAKKLAKSESNESSDSEKAKKKKEKKEKKEKKKSKKDKALTEEEGDEDAMELDDALNNASSASNSGPEKSKSSKEDKKEKKEKKEKKDKKDKDKKKRKKSDTSDTEMPDASSAVASRSGTATPITTGTSTPRGGFVTPRSRFIAQKRAAFMDAQALNQIFMVKA, from the exons ATGGGGTTGCTTGCTGAGTCAAAGTC GCGCAAGAGAATCCAGAACGATCCCAACAACACAAGATGGACTCGCGACACCACCACCTTTGGCCAGAAGATGCTGCGATCGCAAGGTTGGGAACCTGGCCAGTTCCTAGGAGCCAAAAATGCGGCGCACTCTGAGTACCACACCGCTGCGAATGCGTCGTATATCCGAGTATCGCTCAAAGACGACATGAAGGGTCTCGGATACAGCAAGTCGAAGGAGGACGAAGTGACCGGTCTCGACGTCTTCTCAGACCTGTTGAGCCGCCTCAACGGAAAATCCGAGgctgaagtggaagaaaAGGTGCAAGCCAGATTGCAGGTGAAGATGCACCAATACGTGGAGCAGAAATGGGGACCTATGAGATTCGTGCGAGGAGGCTTGTTGGTTGGCGACAACAtgcaagaggaggatgacagCTCAGACGAATCAGAAAGCTCTACAGCGGCAGATGATAAGATACCCGCGGCTACCAAGGAGtcgaagaaggagaaatctaagaagagaaaggctgCGTCACTaaacgatgacgacgagttGTCTgcggacgacgaagatgacgagaagaagaagaagaaacagcgAAAGGAAGAGCGAAGGGCTAAAAAGCTGGCTAAATCTGAATCAAACGAGTCCAGCGATTcagaaaaggccaagaagaagaaggagaaaaaggagaagaaagaaaagaagaagtcaaagaaggaCAAAGCTCTGACTGAAGAGGAGGGCGACGAAGATGCCATGGAATTGGATGATGCGTTAAATAAcgcatcatcagcttcaaaCAGCGGCCCCGAAAAGTCAAAGAGCTCTaaggaggacaagaaggaaaagaaggaaaagaaagagaagaaggataaGAAGGAtaaggacaagaagaaacgaaagaagaGCGACACATCTGATACGGAGATGCCCGATGCCTCATCTGCCGTAGCATCGCGTTCAGGAACCGCTACTCCAATCACCACGGGCACATCAACACCCAGAGGCGGCTTTGTCACTCCTCGGTCCCGGTTTATTGCCCAAAAGAGGGCTGCATTCATGGACGCTCAGGCATTGAATCAG ATTTTCATGGTGAAAGCGTAA
- a CDS encoding RNA 3'-terminal phosphate cyclase (RTC), insert domain-containing protein has translation MSGSSPEYLRFTGHRSFTRRLTIATLTGRPIHISKIRSSSPTNPGLAPHEVSFLRLLEAVTNGSSMQISYSGTTITYHPGLITGTIAGLGAADGDVIEHSIPVTCTRGISYFLLPLCLLAPFSKAHMNVRFSGPGVITSSTETGDVSVDTFRTAILPLFGLFGIPPARIELRVLQRSCAGPGGKGGGGIVELRFASQVRLPKTLHLHRSPGRVKRIRGVAYCTGVSASNNARMIHSAREILNPFVTDIHIAAQYDQAPLVPTGDKAGSKRRLGIGYGLSLVAESNSVGVLYSADVVVLPSGGEVPEDIGKRCAYQLLETIAKGGCVTPVSAGSVLTLMAMGSEDVGRLRIGRDILASEEIIELARDLKTFGASSWGLRDVDDDDSGDIIISVKGTGVGNIGRKVA, from the coding sequence ATGTCGGGCTCTTCGCCTGAATACCTCCGGTTCACCGGCCACCGGTCCTTCACCCGCCGCCTCACCATCGCAACCCTCACCGGCCGTCCCATCCACATCTCCAAGATCCGAAGCTCCTCACCCACGAACCCGGGACTCGCCCCCCACGAGGTCTCCTTCCTGCGCCTCCTCGAGGCCGTCACCAACGGCTCCTCCATGCAGATCTCGTACTCCGGAACAACCATCACATACCACCCGGGCCTCATCACAGGCACCATTGCCGGCCTGGGCGCCGCCGACGGAGACGTAATCGAGCACAGCATCCCCGTCACCTGCACCAGGGGCATCTCCTACTTCTTGCTGCCGCTCTGCCTCCTCGCGCCCTTCTCCAAGGCGCACATGAACGTGCGCTTCTCCGGCCCCGGCGTAatcacctcctccaccgaAACGGGCGACGTCTCCGTCGACACTTTCCGTACCGCCATCCTCCCCCTCTTCGGCCTCTTTGGCATCCCGCCGGCTCGCATCGAACTGCGCGTCCTGCAGCGCTCCTGCGCGGGCCCTGGAGGCAAAGGTGGTGGCGGCATCGTCGAGCTTCGCTTCGCCAGCCAAGTCCGTCTGCCCAAGacgctgcatctgcatcgcAGCCCCGGCCGAGTCAAGAGAATACGAGGTGTGGCGTACTGCACGGGTGTTTCAGCTTCCAACAATGCACGCATGATACACTCTGCGCGCGAGATTCTGAACCCTTTCGTCACGGATATCCACATCGCAGCACAATACGACCAGGCGCCGCTGGTACCTACGGGAGACAAGGCAGGCAGCAAGAGAAGACTGGGTATAGGCTACGGTCTGAGTCTCGTAGCGGAGTCAAACTCCGTTGGTGTGCTGTACTCGGCAGATGTCGTCGTGCTGCCTTCGGGTGGAGAGGTCCCTGAAGATATTGGAAAGAGATGCGCCTATCAGCTGCTGGAAACCATTGCAAAGGGAGGCTGCGTAACTCCTGTTTCAGCAGGTTCTGTTCTGACTCTGATGGCCATGGGCTCCGAAGATGTTGGCCGATTGAGGATTGGCAGAGATATCCTAGCCTCGGAGGAAATAATTGAGCTCGCACGAGACTTGAAGACATTTGGCGCAAGTAGCTGGGGCCTACGAGAcgtcgatgatgacgacagcGGCGATATAATCATCTCCGTCAAGGGTACTGGCGTCGGTAATATTGGAAGAAAAGTTGCCTAG
- a CDS encoding prolyl oligopeptidase family domain-containing protein produces MMTIQAEKFTPEVLLSAPRRSPGVPNATGELVLYTVSTYSFDTHSKTAQIRVLNIKEGTSHLVSEDSAASDPIWISEKEIAYVKSLDNGASSLVAQHVLDPNESNTIQRFSGSISSLKAKALSADKVAFCAAALTTPDGQMYSPASEPKSHTSAKIYTSLFVRHWDSWNTENKNSLWYGQLEKVDGKWTLGNSALTNLLAGTGLASPVPPFGGTGDFDVSSTGIVFVAKDPELNHARNTKTDLYFVPLASFLDKPSFPQIVKTGRLLGYSSSPVFSNDGKQVAFLRMKSQQYEADKTRLLLIPDVTDLSNVQEFYETEDDKGGWDFKPDWIVWSHDNKELYVAAEKHARVVLWKLPSSPLEAKSLPTPIHEDGSVAEARVLGSSSSLLITTRSRVESSNYSILDPESKSSTTISSSSKQGRTFSLNRSQCQEIWFNGSKGYPIHALVTLPSTFDSSKKYPLAFFIHGGPQGAWGDDWSTRWNPAIFAEQGYVVVSPNPTGSTGYGQDHTDAIQNNWGGDPYVDLVKCFEYLEKEVSYIDTTRAVALGASYGGYMINWIQGHDLGRKFKALVCHDGVFSTLNQWSTEELFFPEHDFGGTLWENREGYEKWDPAKHVGNWATPQLVIHNELDYRLPISEGLAMFNVLQARGVPSKFVMFPDEHHWVLKPENSLVWHREVLNFINKYSGISEEK; encoded by the exons ATGATGACAATCCAGGCCGAAAAGTTTACGCCAGAGGTGCTCCTCTCGGCGCCACGGCGCTCGCCTGGCGTGCCCAATGCCACGGGCGAGCTCGTCTTATACACG GTCTCGACTTACTCCTTCGATACCCACTCCAAGACGGCGCAGATCCGCGTCCTCAACATCAAAGAGGGAACATCGCATCTGGTCTCCGAAGACTCCGCAGCCAGCGACCCCATCTGGATCAGCGAAAAGGAGATTGCCTACGTCAAGAGCCTCGACAACGGTGCCTCGTCTCTGGTGGCGCAGCATGTTCTCGATCCAAATGA GTCAAACACCATCCAGCGCTTCAGCGGAAGCATCTCCAGTCTCAAGGCAAAGGCTTTGTCCGCAGACAAGGTAGCTTTCTGCGCTGCCGCTCTGACCACTCCCGATGGACAAATGTACAGCCCGGCTTCGGAACCAAAGTCTCACACATCAGCCAAGATCTACACATCCCTATTTGTACGACACTGGGACTCCTGGAACActgaaaacaaaaactcgCTTTGGTACGGTCAGCTGGAAAAGGTTGACGGAAAATGGACTCTTGGAAACTCGGCCCTTACAAACTTGCTTGCGGGCACTGGCCTCGCCTCTCCTGTGCCTCCCTTTGGAGGTACCGGTGATTTCGATGTATCCTCGACTGGCATTGTCTTTGTTGCAAAGGATCCGGAATTGAACCATGCCAGAAACACCAAGACTGACCTTTACTTTGTTCCTCTGGCTTCATTCTTGGATAAGCCTAGCTTCCCCCAGATTGTAAAGACGGGGAGATTGCTCGGATATTCAAGCTCTCCCGTCTTTTCAAACGATGGCAAACAGGTTGCTTTCCTGCGCATGAAATCCCAGCAATATGAGGCAGACAAGACGAGGCTCTTGCTGATTCCAGACGTAACTGATCTGAGCAACGTGCAGGAATTTTACGAGACCGAGGATGACAAGGGAGGTTGGGACTTTAAGCCCGATTGGATCGTTTGGAGCCACGACAACAAGGAATTGTATGTTGCGGCAGAGAAGCATGCTCGAGTTGTCCTGTGGAAGCTCCCGTCATCACCGCTGGAAGCAAAATCTCTTCCTACCCCAATCCACGAGGACGGTTCCGTGGCGGAGGCGAGAGTTCTCGGTAGCAGCTCATCGTTGTTGATAACAACGAGGTCGCGAGTCGAAAGCTCCAACTATTCGATCCTGGACCCTGAATCCAAGTCGTCCACCAccatctcttcaagctcgaAACAAGGTCGAACCTTCTCCCTCAACAGATCACAGTGCCAGGAGATTTGGTTCAATGGCTCAAAGGGCTATCCCATCCATGCCCTGGTCACCTTGCCTTCGACCTTTGACTCTTCCAAGAAGTATCCTTTGGCTTTCTTCATCCACGGCGGTCCTCAAGGTGCTTGGGGAGACGACTGGAGCACTCGGTGGAACCCAGCCATCTTTGCTGAGCAGGGCTACGTCGTCGTGAGCCCCAACCCAACTGGTAGCACAGGCTATGGTCAAGACCATACAGATGCTATCCAGAACAACTGGGGAGGTGATCCTTATGTGGATTTGGTCAAATGTTTTGAGTATCTGGAGAAGGAAGTGAGCTACATAGACACAACCAGAGCTGTAGCTCTCGGCGCGTCTTATGGAGGCTATATGATTA ACTGGATCCAAGGCCATGATCTTGGACGAAAATTCAAGGCATTGGTATGCCACGATGGAGTCTTTTCGACTCTCAACCAGTGGTCTACGGAAGAGCTATTCTTCCCCGAGCATGACTTTGGTGGCACTCTTTGGGAGAACAGGGAGGGCTATGAGAAGTGGGATCCCGCCAAGCATGTTGGAAACTGGGCCACGCCGCAGCTG GTTATCCACAACGAGCTCGATTACCGTCTGCCCATTTCAGAGGGTCTGGCCATGTTCAACGTCCTTCAGGCTCGTGGCGTGCCAAGCAAGTTTGTCATGTTCCCTGACGAGCATCAC TGGGTGCTCAAGCCAGAGAATTCGTTGGTCTGGCACAGGGAGGTGCTGAACTTTATCAACAAGTACAGTGGAATCTCGGAGGAGAAATAA
- a CDS encoding glycosyl transferase family group 2 domain-containing protein yields MGFLTWCSRCATGLSMLVLIGLCYWVISRESMVEQHGFKFEGTSTEGETYSSKTTSIGAGIWTLIFAYYCLLIHFMVAMFPIRACWSIWSITQSLKRGVQSRAMEQYKDGGHRRNSSSSSVASSETLASSNMNGISSTDSELSDSQSEYYVDGKDVPESPIIHAIVIPNYKEEIDTLRETLDVLASHPQAQSCYDVYLGMELRETGGESKALSLIQQFLKRFRSIDYTLHPGDIPGEAAGKGSNMAWAARKLSSKYPMSVRKNVIVTGIDADSHLSSRYFAQISNMHMIHPDTASTTLYAAPIIFDRNAHNVTALVRVADVLWCAAGMSGLYKGSVIAPPTSVYSLPLILVDRVGGWDCDSDAIGEDLHMFIKCFFALNGHLTCRTVLSPVSQTNVTGGGKGGLRGAYLDIKARYSQALRHMWGALDSGFALRKAAAMWKDRKYTSRAFRPLHRSTSGDNLDAYFPESQVEETSEVPVDNGVFSDITRDTLKEPHWEHIFYMGHRLFEAHFLPLQMLILVVASALYTFVTEGSDDPNNLSWIFSTCNILRTMGFMEMAVYIFLYESYHRVCVRTREKDMIQAGLADGMCFSHRSLKKNFVDYLLVPLVAPLYGAIPCAQAEIAHFWTADLQYTVSKKALRQRAKSVTVEDIA; encoded by the exons ATGGGTTTCCTCACGTGGTGCTCGCGATGTGCCACTGGCTTGAGCATGCTGGTCCTGATCGGCCTCTGCTACTGGGTCATATCCCGAGAATCGATGGTTGAGCAGCACGGCTTCAAGTTCGAAGGGACAAGCACCGAAGGCGAGACATACTCATCAAAGACGACCAGCATTGGAGCTGGTATCTGGACTCTCATCTTCGCATACTACTGCCTGTTGATTCACTTCATGGTTGCCATGTTTCCCATTCGAGCGTGCTGGTCCATCTGGAGTATTACGCAGTCTCTGAAGCGAGGCGTGCAGAGCAGAGCCATGGAACAGTACAAGGACGGAGGCCATCGCCGCAacagctcttcatcctcagtGGCCAGCTCCGAGACATTGGCCTCAAGCAACATGAATGGCATATCTTCGACTGACAGCGAGCTGAGCGATTCTCAATCCGAATACTATGTTGATGGAAAGGATGTGCCTGAAAGTCCCATCATCcacgccatcgtcatccccAATTacaaggaagagattgacaCCCTCCGCGAGACTCTGGACGTCTTGGCCTCTCACCCCCAGGCCCAAAGCTGCTACGAT GTTTACCTTGGTATGGAGCTCCGCGAGACTGGCGGCGAATCAAAGGCTCTGAGCCTTATCCAGCAGTTTCTCAAAAGATTTCGGTCCATCGATTATACGCTGCATCCAGGAGACATTCCCGGTGAGGCAGCCGGTAAAGGCAGTAACATGGCCTGGGCGGCTCGCAAGCTCAGCTCCAAGTATCCCATGTCGGTGCGCAAGAATGTCATTGTCACGGGTATTGATG CTGACAGCCACCTCTCGTCACGATATTTTGCCCAAATTTCCAATATGCACATGATCCATCCGGATACAGCTTCGACCACTCTATATGCAGCTCCCATCATCTTTGACCGCAATGCTCACAACGTTACTGCTCTTGTCCGCGTCGCTGATGTTCTCTGGTGCGCTGCCGGTATGTCTGGTCTATACAAGGGCTCTGTCATTGCTCCTCCTACATCTGTGTACTCCCTACCGCTGATCCTCGTTGACCGTGTCGGCGGCTGGGACTGTGATTccgatgccattggcgaggATTTGCACATGTTTATCAAATGCTTCTTCGCTCTGAACGGTCATCTCACATGTCGCACTGTTCTCAGCCCAGTGAGCCAAACCAATGTGACTGGAGGTGGAAAGGGAGGCTTGCGCGGTGCTTACCTGGACATCAAGGCACGATATAGCCAGGCACTCCGACACATGTGGGGTGCTCTGGACAGTGGATTCGCATTGCGCAAGGCGGCCGCGATGTGGAAGGATAGAAAGTACACTTCCAGAGCCTTCCGTCCTCTGCACCGATCTACAAGTGGCGACAATTTGGACGCCTATTTCCCCGAGTCCCAGGTTGAGGAGACATCGGAAGTGCCAGTCGATAATGGTGTATTCTCCGACATCACGAGAGACACACTCAAGGAGCCTCACTGGGAGCACATCTTCTACATGGGCCACCGTCTGTTTGAAGCACACTTTCTTCCCCTCCAGATGCTAATTCTGGTAGTCGCGTCTGCTCTGTATACATTTGTCACTGAGGGCAGCGACGACCCCAACAACTTATCATGGATCTTTTCGACTTGCAACATTCTTCGCACTATGGGTTTCATGGAGATGGCCGTCTACATCTTTCTCTACGAAAGCTACCACCGAGTTTGCGTGCGCACGCGTGAGAAGGACATGATCCAGGCTGGATTGGCTGACGGCATGTGCTTCTCCCATCGCTCATTGAAGAAGAACTTTGTCGACTATCTCCTTGTTCCTCTGGTAGCTCCTTTGTATGGTGCTATTCCTTGCGCTCAAGCCGAAATTGCGCACTTTTGGACTGCCGATTTGCAATATACCGTTAGCAAGAAGGCTCTTCGGCAGCGGGCAAAGTCTGTGACCGTGGAAGATATTGCCTGA
- a CDS encoding GRASP55/65 PDZ-like domain-containing protein, with protein sequence MDTLHAPTVPSGPTSNFSQRNGDAGKQSFAELQRKKDDMEAELKALGSVLDSHGVDMQTPLLTRDGFPRADLDVAQIRTTRARIIRLRNDYKELMTAIEKYLHEHFANIQDGDEAPSTAGDELRILPDSHSEQLDEPFAKVNTVAANSPAQQAGLQPGDEIRNFGYVNRSNHDGLKKVAECVQGNEGRNIFIKVSRPDGVARRQELRLTLTPRKDWGGRGMLGCHILPL encoded by the exons ATGGATACCCTTCACGCACCGACTGTGCCCTCTGGGCCGACATCAAATTTCAGCCAGAGAAATGGCGATGCAGGGAAGCAGAGCTTCGCAGAACTGCAGCGCAAGAAGGACGATATGGAGGCAGAACTCAAAGCTTTGGGAAGTGTCCTTGATTCG CACGGCGTCGATATGCAAACGCCGCTGTTGACCAGAGATGGCTTTCCACGAGCAGATCTCGACGTTGCTCAGA TCCGCACAACAAGAGCGCGCATCATCCGCCTACGTAATGATTACAAGGAGCTCATGACGGCGATAGAAAAGTACCTTCACGAACATTTTGCGAACATCCAAGATGGGGATGAAGCTCCTAGTACAGCTGGGGATGAGCTTCGAATTTTACCGGATTCTCATTCCGAACAGTTGGATGAGCCGTTTGCAAAGGTCAATACCGTCGCGGCAAACAGTCCAGCGCAACAGGCTGGCTTACAACCCGGTGATGAGATTCGCAACTTTGGCTACGTGAATCGATCAAATCACGATGGTCTCAAAAAGGTGGCAGAGTGTGTTCAGGGTAATGAAGGA AGAAACATCTTTATCAAAGTATCTCGGCCTGATGGAGTTGCTCGCCGGCAGGAGCTGAGATTGACTTTGACCCCAAGGAAAGACTGGGGTGGAAGGGGAATGCTAGGCTGTCACATTTTGCCTCTGTAG